The following proteins are co-located in the Malus sylvestris chromosome 13, drMalSylv7.2, whole genome shotgun sequence genome:
- the LOC126595373 gene encoding F-box protein At5g07610-like produces MCNGLLCCAEPHKDGSGPTSYFVCNPASGQTRTALVLEPQANLKLIAVNLAFDPLKSAFYNLIFVAEESLSLGSQKMIRIDIYSSETQSRRQVLNRNAPACNRRAHTQVDYFGQSGGRLLFVGVCRQLNTPFKVFELQQDRSGWFLKYESDCSTLIGRTRVCQFSVVTVLDSEREEDISIVVKVPGGVILYNVKKKTSRKLRDLLQGCPCNFWTWSYMRGKAYQWTETLASI; encoded by the exons atgtGTAATGGGTTGTTGTGCTGTGCTGAGCCTCACAAGGATGGCTCTGGGCCTACTTCTTATTTTGTTTGTAATCCTGCTTCTGGCCAAACCAGAACAGCTCTAGTTTTAGAACCTCAAGCCAACTTGAAATTAATAGCTGTGAACTTGGCTTTTGATCCACTGAAATCAGCCTTTTACAATCTGATTTTTGTTGCTGAAGAATCACTGTCTTTAGGGTCGCAGAAGATGATTAGGATCGACATCTACTCTTCCGAGACTCAATCTCGTAGACAAGTGCTG AATAGAAATGCCCCAGCTTGCAACCGGCGGGCTCACACGCAGGTTGATTATTTTGGACAGTCCGGGGGACGCTTGCTTTTTGTAGGAGTCTGCAGGCAGTTAAACACTCCCTTCAAGGTCTTTGAGCTGCAGCAAGACAGGTCCGGGTGGTTTTTGAAGTACGAGAGTGATTGCAGTACTCTGATTGGGAGGACAAGGGTTTGTCAGTTTTCAGTTGTGACGGTGCTTGATAGCGAAAGGGAAGAGGACATCAGTATTGTGGTGAAAGTACCAGGGGGTGTGATCCTGTATAATGTTAAGAAAAAGACCTCAAGGAAGCTCCGGGATCTGCTACAAGGTTGCCCTTGCAATTTTTGGACATGGAGTTACATGAGGGGTAAAGCCTACCAATGGACTGAGACCCTTGCCTCCATTTGA